A window from Opitutia bacterium ISCC 52 encodes these proteins:
- a CDS encoding tetratricopeptide repeat protein produces MHLNKTTLLFLISLFAYHHWCSADTDHLKTDAPKAQLFEGMGSHTMAITTHSAEAQDYFNQGLAWMHAFNHDEAIRSFARAAQLDPECSMAWWGISLSEGPNYNAPVMDDERSKNA; encoded by the coding sequence ATGCATTTAAATAAAACGACGCTTCTCTTCTTAATATCTCTCTTTGCCTACCATCACTGGTGTTCTGCTGATACGGATCACCTGAAAACCGATGCCCCGAAAGCTCAACTGTTTGAAGGCATGGGCTCCCACACCATGGCGATCACCACCCATTCCGCGGAAGCGCAGGATTATTTTAACCAGGGGCTAGCCTGGATGCATGCATTTAATCACGATGAGGCGATCCGATCCTTTGCTCGGGCTGCCCAGCTGGATCCGGAATGCTCTATGGCCTGGTGGGGGATCTCTTTGAGTGAAGGTCCAAATTACAATGCCCCCGTGATGGATGACGAGCGTTCAAAAAATGCCTGA
- a CDS encoding PQQ-binding-like beta-propeller repeat protein, with protein sequence MKQIFLPLIFLLSFSFLAAKQSSNRFRGPDGAGIYSAPELPASWSEDDYKWTIELPGDGHSSPIIWDDQLYVTSSDGGQPDSLLLCLNKETGKELWSLQFEASDRKLHQFNTFASATPAVDEHHVYIAWSDADRFQIAAVNHDGKGAWQRDLGKHNTQHGGGISPIVFENMVLIGNDCRGPSALHALDRMTGETIWSVDRPWDPKGKTSYSTPLLYTGYDGETQVIFNSASSGMTALDPRTGKLLWQVPDLFPQRTISSPMLAGGLIFASCGAGNAAHSFVAVRPPSGPNQEAEVAYKIRKSAPYVPTPVAKGDQLFLVSDGGIATCIDAPTGNEIWKGNLRDTFFSSPIQIDDRILAVSRRADVVTFKVDDSFEILGRTLINQPTHATPIVDNERLYLRTVSHLYCLE encoded by the coding sequence ATGAAACAGATCTTCCTTCCCCTAATATTTTTGTTATCCTTCTCCTTCCTGGCAGCAAAACAAAGCTCCAACCGTTTTCGTGGGCCCGACGGAGCAGGCATCTACTCCGCACCCGAACTTCCAGCTAGTTGGTCCGAGGATGATTATAAGTGGACGATCGAGCTCCCAGGAGACGGTCACTCATCGCCCATCATTTGGGATGACCAGCTCTACGTGACCAGTAGCGATGGAGGGCAGCCTGACTCATTACTCTTATGCCTCAATAAAGAAACCGGCAAAGAGCTCTGGTCATTACAGTTTGAAGCATCCGATAGAAAGCTGCACCAATTCAATACCTTTGCGTCAGCCACTCCAGCGGTGGACGAACACCATGTCTACATCGCCTGGAGTGATGCCGATCGTTTCCAAATCGCTGCGGTCAACCACGATGGGAAAGGCGCATGGCAACGCGACTTGGGCAAACACAATACTCAACATGGCGGAGGTATCTCACCCATCGTATTCGAGAATATGGTACTGATAGGAAATGATTGTCGCGGCCCCAGCGCATTGCATGCACTCGACCGCATGACTGGCGAAACGATCTGGTCGGTCGACCGGCCTTGGGACCCAAAAGGTAAGACCTCCTACAGCACTCCCCTCCTCTACACTGGGTATGATGGAGAAACACAAGTCATTTTCAACTCTGCATCCAGCGGCATGACGGCGCTGGATCCCAGAACCGGGAAACTGTTATGGCAAGTGCCAGACTTGTTTCCGCAAAGAACCATTAGTTCACCCATGCTTGCAGGAGGTTTAATCTTCGCCAGTTGTGGTGCTGGAAATGCTGCTCACTCATTCGTTGCAGTTCGACCCCCTTCAGGTCCGAATCAAGAAGCGGAGGTGGCATACAAAATTCGCAAATCCGCACCCTACGTCCCCACACCTGTGGCAAAAGGGGATCAACTTTTCCTAGTCAGCGACGGTGGCATAGCCACCTGTATCGATGCCCCCACCGGAAATGAGATCTGGAAAGGAAATCTTCGCGACACGTTTTTCAGCTCCCCCATCCAGATTGACGATCGCATTCTCGCAGTCTCGCGCAGGGCAGATGTAGTAACCTTCAAGGTGGATGATTCTTTTGAGATCCTCGGACGCACGCTGATCAATCAACCAACCCACGCAACACCGATCGTGGATAATGAGCGGCTCTATCTCAGAACAGTTTCGCATCTGTATTGCTTGGAATAG